One region of Haladaptatus cibarius D43 genomic DNA includes:
- a CDS encoding HVO_0649 family zinc finger protein — protein sequence MAAKQGRSPFERLRKHYEKTERRCAECGFVDDEGEWRVTARGGELHFQHICPRCDAIDTRVLRYGR from the coding sequence ATGGCAGCCAAACAGGGTCGTTCACCGTTCGAGAGACTTCGGAAACATTACGAAAAGACGGAACGACGGTGCGCAGAGTGCGGTTTCGTGGACGACGAGGGCGAGTGGCGCGTTACTGCGCGTGGTGGGGAGTTGCATTTCCAGCACATCTGCCCACGGTGTGATGCCATCGACACACGAGTACTTCGGTACGGTCGCTAG
- a CDS encoding lyase family protein: MQPAFEPPPNRPGLLINDPIESVRFALYTPDQSPLCPADPEGFHFPVDAAVEFETKKIEIPRLTGVYVRTQDGDLTASYSVTDDGTTVSAGAYNLELNTAPMKLYLAVESGVCIEKRNQSVVLDFDERVPVRVGARSFHEQPAGTITVTDDIEDSMRAISLFGSALKTTSPERSFPTLRGHPPLIERGDEFSVPDGIERPETGVSLVVPRERAAVYTATPLAYYLGAEVVPGESPRLTASGFERSLASSDSFGNTVANTLQQVFFLDCLVRTEGYYRVDLHERQQVEPLVDLNFAALYDASLAERLAAYLSVPFETLEPHLPDWHLTTDVMPTANNTESLPFVANDLSLVRCPPKPATRTVRSQPKPLTEFYRADFVRSTGDTASVNDIVQPDPSNSVEHAWIGDGYPLGSNKTTVESCRRRIEGTAPDDSNIEIHVVCNDERMKEEGVVNEFYGFRDLLEFDVGISYDLTTDELAELFARPLDFVHYIGHVDDQGMQCSDGYLDVRTLDVVRTKAFLLNACRSYEQGMALVEKGSRGGVVTLSEIANVSATKVGRALARLLNIGFSLRTGLEIAKNEILTGYRYITVGDGGLALVQCESGCPMHLRVGRESEDSFEVDIMVYPSQIRRIGALFRPHLNDEDTQYLNSGVLDSWVVSEAELDEYLNCGVLPVTFANELYWSDEITAADLR; the protein is encoded by the coding sequence ATGCAACCAGCATTCGAACCACCACCGAACCGACCGGGATTGCTCATCAACGACCCCATCGAGAGCGTCAGGTTCGCTCTGTACACGCCCGACCAGTCGCCGCTTTGCCCTGCCGACCCGGAGGGGTTTCATTTTCCGGTCGATGCCGCCGTCGAATTTGAAACCAAGAAAATAGAAATTCCGAGGCTGACGGGGGTGTACGTCCGAACACAGGACGGCGACCTCACGGCGAGCTACAGCGTCACGGACGACGGCACGACGGTTTCGGCTGGTGCGTACAACCTCGAACTCAACACGGCACCAATGAAGCTGTATCTCGCCGTCGAAAGTGGGGTGTGCATCGAAAAACGAAACCAATCGGTCGTCCTCGACTTTGACGAACGGGTTCCGGTTCGAGTCGGCGCGCGCTCGTTTCACGAACAACCGGCGGGAACCATCACGGTTACGGACGACATCGAGGATTCGATGCGGGCGATTTCTCTGTTCGGGTCGGCGCTGAAAACGACGAGTCCGGAACGCTCGTTTCCGACCCTGCGGGGACATCCGCCACTCATCGAACGAGGTGACGAATTTTCAGTTCCTGACGGTATCGAGCGTCCCGAGACGGGCGTTTCACTCGTCGTGCCACGAGAGCGCGCCGCCGTCTATACGGCGACGCCGCTCGCGTACTACCTCGGTGCGGAAGTCGTTCCGGGGGAGTCGCCACGCCTCACCGCAAGCGGATTCGAACGGTCGCTTGCGAGTTCCGATAGCTTCGGCAACACGGTCGCAAACACGCTCCAGCAGGTGTTTTTCCTCGACTGTCTCGTCCGAACGGAGGGCTACTACCGAGTCGATTTACACGAGCGCCAGCAGGTAGAGCCGTTGGTCGATTTGAATTTCGCCGCGCTCTACGATGCATCGCTCGCGGAGCGACTGGCGGCGTATCTCTCAGTACCGTTCGAGACGCTCGAACCGCACCTTCCGGACTGGCATCTCACGACGGACGTGATGCCGACGGCGAATAACACCGAGAGTCTTCCGTTCGTGGCGAACGACCTGTCACTGGTTCGGTGTCCGCCGAAACCGGCCACGCGGACGGTTCGGTCACAGCCCAAACCGCTGACGGAGTTCTATCGAGCCGACTTCGTTCGGAGTACCGGCGACACCGCGTCGGTGAACGACATCGTGCAACCCGACCCCTCGAACTCGGTCGAACACGCGTGGATAGGGGACGGTTACCCGCTCGGAAGCAACAAGACGACCGTCGAATCCTGTCGCCGTCGAATCGAAGGAACAGCGCCGGACGATTCGAACATCGAGATTCACGTCGTCTGTAACGACGAGCGAATGAAAGAGGAGGGCGTCGTCAACGAGTTCTACGGCTTCCGCGACCTGCTTGAGTTCGACGTGGGCATCTCCTACGATTTGACGACGGACGAACTCGCGGAACTGTTCGCCCGTCCCCTCGATTTCGTCCACTACATCGGCCACGTCGATGACCAAGGGATGCAGTGTTCCGACGGCTATCTCGACGTTAGAACGCTCGATGTGGTTCGCACGAAGGCGTTTTTGCTCAACGCCTGTCGCTCGTACGAGCAGGGCATGGCGCTGGTCGAGAAGGGAAGCCGGGGCGGCGTCGTCACGCTGTCGGAAATTGCGAACGTCAGTGCGACGAAAGTCGGACGGGCGCTCGCTCGTCTGCTCAACATCGGATTTTCGCTCCGAACTGGACTCGAAATAGCGAAAAACGAGATTTTGACCGGCTACCGGTACATCACGGTCGGAGACGGTGGACTGGCGCTGGTGCAGTGTGAAAGCGGGTGTCCGATGCACCTCCGAGTGGGGCGCGAGAGTGAGGATTCCTTCGAAGTCGATATTATGGTGTATCCCTCGCAAATCCGTCGTATTGGGGCTTTATTTCGACCCCATCTCAACGACGAGGATACGCAGTACCTCAACTCGGGAGTGCTCGACAGTTGGGTCGTGTCCGAAGCGGAACTCGATGAGTATCTCAACTGTGGCGTGTTGCCGGTCACCTTCGCAAACGAACTGTATTGGAGCGACGAAATAACTGCGGCTGACCTCCGTTAG
- the gpmI gene encoding 2,3-bisphosphoglycerate-independent phosphoglycerate mutase, translating to MQAGLIVLDGWGLGNEDGGRNAIEAADTPNFDRLAGAGAYGTLTVSGRRVGLPEGQMGNSEVGHLNIGAGRVVRQEYTRISDAIEAGELGENEAISDAFDYANDHDGRVHFLGLVSEGGVHSAQEHLYSLIELAGDSGIEAVTHAFTDGRDTPPESGAGFLADLQAVIEENGTGHVSTVTGRYYAMDRDQNWERTRRAYDAIVNRETEFVAETAVDAVRESYERGETDEFVEPTLISGGKALEDGDAVVFFNFRSDRARQLTRMLCDIDPVWVFETNPPEIDFVMMTQYDAEFDLPVAFPPDQPKDTLGEVLANNGKTQLRLAESEKYAHVTYFLNGGREVEFDGEIRRIVESPNVPTYDQQPEMSAKEVTDTAISVIDSDDPDVLVLNYANPDMVGHTGDFDAAVAAVEAVDEQLGRLVETLQNHGAHVFITADHGNADDMGTPDDPHTAHTYNEVPLVYLSPKGDGGEKEIRKGGSLCDLAPSLLSVIGVEQPEAMTGESLLR from the coding sequence ATGCAAGCGGGACTCATCGTTCTCGACGGGTGGGGACTTGGAAACGAAGACGGCGGGCGAAACGCCATCGAGGCCGCCGACACGCCGAACTTCGACCGACTCGCGGGAGCAGGTGCATACGGAACCCTCACCGTGTCGGGTCGCAGGGTCGGCCTCCCAGAAGGACAGATGGGAAACAGCGAGGTCGGCCACCTCAACATCGGCGCGGGCCGCGTCGTCAGACAGGAGTACACCCGAATCAGCGACGCAATCGAAGCGGGCGAATTGGGCGAGAACGAAGCTATCAGCGACGCCTTCGACTACGCGAACGACCACGACGGTCGCGTTCATTTCCTGGGATTGGTCAGCGAAGGTGGGGTTCACTCCGCGCAGGAACACCTCTACTCGCTTATCGAACTTGCCGGAGACAGCGGCATCGAGGCTGTTACGCACGCCTTCACGGACGGGCGCGACACGCCGCCGGAAAGCGGGGCCGGATTCCTCGCGGACTTGCAAGCCGTCATCGAGGAGAACGGAACGGGACACGTCTCGACGGTCACGGGCCGCTACTACGCGATGGATCGCGACCAGAACTGGGAGCGCACGAGACGCGCTTACGACGCCATCGTAAACCGGGAAACCGAGTTCGTCGCCGAAACTGCGGTCGATGCCGTTCGCGAGTCCTACGAGCGCGGCGAGACGGACGAGTTCGTGGAACCGACCCTGATTTCCGGTGGAAAGGCACTGGAGGACGGCGATGCAGTCGTGTTCTTCAACTTCCGCTCCGACCGCGCCCGACAGTTGACGCGAATGCTTTGTGACATCGACCCCGTTTGGGTGTTCGAAACGAACCCGCCGGAAATCGACTTCGTGATGATGACGCAGTACGACGCGGAGTTCGACTTGCCGGTTGCGTTCCCGCCGGATCAGCCGAAGGACACGCTCGGCGAAGTCCTCGCAAACAACGGCAAGACACAGCTTCGACTCGCGGAATCGGAGAAGTACGCCCACGTCACCTACTTCCTGAACGGCGGGCGTGAGGTTGAATTCGACGGCGAAATCCGGCGCATCGTAGAGAGTCCGAACGTGCCGACCTACGACCAACAACCCGAGATGAGTGCAAAAGAAGTGACCGACACGGCAATTTCGGTCATCGACTCCGACGACCCCGACGTGCTCGTGCTGAATTACGCGAACCCGGACATGGTCGGCCACACCGGGGACTTCGACGCCGCGGTCGCCGCCGTCGAAGCGGTGGACGAACAACTCGGGCGTCTCGTGGAAACGCTCCAAAATCACGGCGCACACGTCTTCATCACGGCAGACCACGGCAATGCGGACGACATGGGAACGCCGGACGACCCGCACACGGCCCACACCTACAACGAGGTTCCGCTCGTCTACCTCTCGCCAAAGGGCGACGGTGGAGAAAAAGAGATTCGGAAAGGGGGGTCGCTCTGTGACCTCGCGCCATCGCTGTTGTCGGTTATCGGGGTGGAACAGCCCGAAGCGATGACGGGCGAGTCACTGCTTCGCTAG
- the nadC gene encoding carboxylating nicotinate-nucleotide diphosphorylase produces the protein MQTDRDVERWLREDVGHHDVTNHVPGETTGRLVARESGVCAGLDAAVAVFEYLGCEPRRLIEFGERFETNETILEVTGPATDVLRGERVAVNITGHASGIATKTATAVSSARTVSDEVAIAGTRKTTPGLRGIEKRAIAAGGGDTHRLTLSGMVMVKDNHIAEMGLVGAVSHFRERASFATKIEVEVERPQDGERAAEAGADIVLFDNCTPAEIERGVKLLPDGVLAEASGGIEIEDVPDYAATGVDVISLGTLTHSARSLDFSFRTG, from the coding sequence ATGCAGACTGACCGCGACGTGGAGCGATGGCTCCGCGAGGATGTGGGACATCACGACGTGACGAACCACGTTCCGGGTGAAACGACCGGACGACTCGTCGCTCGGGAGTCAGGCGTCTGTGCCGGACTCGATGCCGCGGTTGCCGTGTTCGAATATCTCGGCTGCGAACCGAGGCGACTGATAGAATTCGGCGAGCGATTCGAGACAAACGAAACGATTCTCGAAGTAACCGGGCCAGCAACCGACGTTCTCCGCGGCGAACGGGTCGCGGTCAATATCACGGGTCACGCGTCCGGCATCGCAACGAAAACCGCGACGGCGGTTTCATCAGCACGCACCGTCAGCGACGAGGTTGCAATCGCGGGAACGCGGAAGACGACGCCCGGTTTGCGCGGCATCGAAAAACGAGCGATTGCTGCGGGCGGCGGCGACACCCACCGACTCACCCTATCGGGCATGGTGATGGTCAAGGACAATCACATCGCAGAGATGGGATTGGTTGGTGCAGTCTCTCATTTCCGCGAAAGGGCATCGTTCGCCACCAAAATCGAGGTCGAAGTCGAACGGCCGCAGGATGGGGAACGGGCCGCCGAAGCCGGTGCGGACATCGTTCTGTTCGACAACTGCACCCCCGCGGAAATCGAACGCGGCGTAAAACTGCTTCCCGACGGCGTTCTCGCGGAGGCCAGCGGCGGTATCGAAATCGAAGACGTTCCCGACTACGCCGCAACCGGCGTGGACGTGATTTCGTTGGGAACACTGACCCACTCGGCCCGGAGTCTGGATTTCTCGTTTCGAACCGGATAA
- a CDS encoding DUF7113 family protein, whose translation MLLVRGEAGGTTLTGSLYERGERAPTFKGAPDEDAPYVWVCDEFYQVESGGTAQVVSGKEVHVAFETPMPRGFDTREQAIDAAEEHIRTQFARIGVEMDDVEISVEKNDPQ comes from the coding sequence ATGTTACTCGTTCGCGGTGAAGCAGGGGGAACCACCCTCACCGGGTCGTTGTACGAACGCGGCGAGCGCGCTCCCACGTTCAAGGGTGCACCGGACGAAGACGCCCCCTACGTGTGGGTGTGCGACGAGTTCTATCAGGTCGAAAGCGGCGGCACCGCGCAAGTAGTCTCCGGAAAGGAGGTTCACGTCGCCTTCGAGACGCCGATGCCCCGTGGATTCGACACCCGCGAGCAGGCGATAGACGCCGCAGAAGAGCACATCAGAACGCAGTTCGCCCGCATCGGCGTCGAGATGGACGACGTAGAGATTTCCGTCGAAAAGAACGACCCTCAGTAG
- a CDS encoding ATP-binding protein, translated as MSELGDFSEQGFDSGDESGSDESAAETESSGMKTDDSGTKTGNGDFSEMELDPVGDDHGIGSLAVSEGLAIGEDEDNTRLRAYVTAPNRADVRIGKYLLVPYPDGEKLFCRITTLEYAQEFHSDDATEIHARRAMRSGPIDEADYKFMATLEPIAVLFEDDGDLKRRMTDRVPKPETVVTQARDKRDIKTGLKIPEDGVFLGHLSVGGEKVRTAAEPPTIDYRVKDDYESGDPLVFRHTLVAGGTGSGKTHGAKNMLRQYLSEQRTYPMEDGRDARMAVVQFDPQDEYAQMHDDNPEVETEDERRWEREGVAHGGHTETKAFVPKVSGVSYSASHHNAEQIEFTIPFSMVGDNPWLVAGAKLNDNQYGALTYLLKRFFRSRGDDGTYQEFLSYLDDPALREELDESGRVHEATFDAVKRRVRSVPSSVFDQSAEPITDLVPRFVRSGRLSVVPTYHLPTSRAKEMVVLAVSSLLVDEKLSNSPDHPAIKETPLVVGMDEAHNFLSDAESVQAQKVIGKFTDAAKQGRKERLGLFLITQDPQDIADSVFKQINTTVVLNLGDEDAIKSVNIPPNLEKRVPYMEKGQMVVYSPDNSEPVELIGLPKCVTRHGRD; from the coding sequence ATGAGCGAACTCGGGGATTTTTCAGAACAGGGTTTCGATTCGGGCGACGAATCGGGGAGCGATGAGTCCGCCGCAGAGACGGAATCGAGCGGGATGAAAACCGACGATTCGGGAACGAAAACCGGCAACGGCGATTTTAGCGAGATGGAACTCGACCCGGTCGGCGACGACCACGGAATCGGAAGCCTCGCCGTGTCCGAGGGGTTGGCAATCGGTGAGGACGAGGACAACACGCGACTCCGGGCCTACGTGACCGCGCCGAATCGAGCCGACGTGCGAATCGGAAAGTATCTGCTCGTTCCCTATCCTGACGGCGAGAAACTGTTCTGTCGGATTACGACCCTCGAATATGCACAGGAGTTTCACAGCGACGACGCCACCGAAATTCACGCGCGTCGGGCCATGCGAAGCGGGCCGATAGACGAGGCAGATTACAAATTTATGGCGACGTTAGAGCCGATTGCTGTTCTGTTTGAAGACGACGGCGACTTGAAGCGACGAATGACCGACCGCGTTCCGAAACCCGAAACCGTCGTCACGCAGGCCCGCGACAAGCGCGACATCAAAACCGGGCTGAAGATTCCGGAAGACGGCGTCTTCCTCGGCCACCTCTCGGTCGGTGGCGAGAAAGTCAGAACCGCGGCTGAGCCGCCGACCATCGACTACCGCGTGAAAGACGATTACGAGTCGGGCGACCCACTTGTTTTCCGCCACACGCTCGTCGCGGGCGGAACCGGGTCGGGGAAAACCCACGGCGCGAAGAACATGCTTCGACAATACCTCTCCGAACAGCGCACCTATCCGATGGAGGACGGGCGTGACGCTCGGATGGCCGTCGTACAGTTCGACCCGCAGGACGAGTACGCCCAGATGCACGACGACAATCCCGAGGTGGAGACGGAAGACGAGCGCAGGTGGGAACGCGAGGGAGTCGCCCACGGTGGACACACGGAGACGAAGGCGTTCGTGCCGAAGGTGAGCGGCGTTTCGTACTCCGCCAGTCACCACAACGCGGAGCAGATCGAGTTCACGATTCCGTTCTCGATGGTCGGCGACAACCCGTGGCTCGTTGCGGGTGCGAAACTCAACGACAACCAGTATGGGGCGCTCACCTACCTTCTCAAGCGATTTTTCCGCAGCCGGGGAGACGACGGAACCTATCAGGAGTTTCTCTCCTATCTGGACGATCCGGCGCTGCGCGAGGAGTTGGACGAAAGCGGCAGGGTTCACGAGGCGACGTTCGACGCAGTCAAACGTCGCGTTCGGTCGGTTCCGAGCAGTGTGTTCGACCAGTCGGCCGAACCGATTACCGACCTCGTCCCGCGATTCGTTCGCTCGGGGCGGTTGTCGGTGGTTCCGACGTACCACCTGCCGACGAGTCGGGCGAAGGAGATGGTCGTCCTCGCGGTGTCGAGTCTGCTGGTCGATGAAAAGCTGTCGAACTCGCCAGACCACCCGGCAATCAAGGAAACGCCGTTGGTCGTCGGGATGGACGAAGCCCACAACTTCCTCTCGGATGCCGAAAGCGTGCAGGCCCAGAAGGTCATCGGGAAGTTCACCGACGCAGCGAAACAGGGACGGAAAGAACGACTCGGCCTGTTCCTCATCACGCAAGACCCACAGGACATCGCGGATTCGGTGTTCAAGCAAATCAACACGACCGTGGTGTTGAATCTGGGCGACGAGGACGCAATCAAGAGCGTGAACATTCCGCCGAACTTGGAGAAGAGGGTGCCGTACATGGAGAAAGGCCAGATGGTCGTTTACTCCCCGGACAACTCGGAACCGGTCGAACTCATCGGCCTTCCAAAATGCGTCACCCGCCACGGACGGGATTGA
- a CDS encoding DUF7503 family protein, with translation MNQTALTEYLESHPRMIGVLFSASLLLMQAGTVLACCGDSTNGP, from the coding sequence ATGAACCAAACGGCACTGACGGAATATCTCGAATCGCATCCACGAATGATAGGCGTCCTGTTCTCGGCGAGTCTGCTGTTGATGCAGGCCGGAACAGTTCTCGCGTGCTGTGGTGACTCGACGAACGGCCCCTAA
- a CDS encoding DNA double-strand break repair nuclease NurA, translating to MTLDPVHFDGIATLADEIEYEGEERNHQELARNVWENYLDPLYHEGTKVLEPLGTLERRQANMQDLALEDDRFETMHGLDSGTTNPLPFKNGLVVDVAHAAMSSSPSDLDLHDSRTVVKAVHTNDVERDFGSEWKPYAKNSKRKIVHVPRRDDFEEDIVHALALYRAESRHALDHADDVSDFLLLDGPMYPKGILRWRDRGSVLPDLFENSKAVEKILQNYVRLVERFAERDVPLAGFVKNISAKSIIRTLRKKDGVNAPWAHDAAFFSQVLERGEYENGEYERLTDDLTLTNWFVSRAGSDSFFGSREADHHVEREFAPEQYEVTFCVIYDPRRDLLYKVEAPRIFTEDETCREKIERQILKEIAVANGPPVAISKADSLAKIGQQSTGSLVRSFERSFDSELDANYNAVRWGRNY from the coding sequence ATGACCTTAGACCCCGTCCACTTCGATGGCATCGCCACGTTGGCGGACGAGATAGAGTACGAGGGCGAAGAACGCAACCATCAGGAACTCGCCCGGAACGTCTGGGAAAACTACCTCGACCCGCTGTATCACGAGGGGACGAAGGTGCTGGAACCGCTCGGAACGCTGGAACGACGGCAGGCGAACATGCAAGACCTCGCGCTCGAAGACGACCGATTCGAGACGATGCACGGACTCGACTCGGGAACGACCAACCCACTGCCGTTCAAAAACGGATTGGTGGTGGACGTGGCACACGCCGCGATGAGTTCGTCGCCCTCCGACCTCGATCTGCACGATTCGCGGACTGTCGTCAAGGCGGTTCACACGAACGACGTAGAGCGCGATTTCGGCAGCGAGTGGAAACCGTATGCCAAGAACAGCAAACGCAAAATCGTCCATGTACCGCGCCGCGATGACTTCGAAGAGGACATCGTTCACGCGCTGGCGCTGTACCGCGCCGAGAGTCGCCACGCACTCGACCACGCCGATGACGTGTCGGATTTCCTCTTACTGGACGGGCCGATGTATCCCAAGGGAATCCTCCGGTGGCGAGACCGCGGTTCCGTACTTCCCGACCTGTTCGAGAACTCCAAAGCAGTTGAGAAAATCCTCCAAAACTACGTCCGACTGGTGGAGCGGTTCGCCGAGCGCGACGTTCCCCTCGCGGGATTCGTCAAGAACATCTCCGCGAAGTCGATAATTCGAACGCTTCGGAAAAAAGACGGCGTGAACGCGCCGTGGGCGCACGACGCGGCATTTTTCTCGCAGGTTCTCGAACGCGGAGAGTACGAGAACGGCGAGTACGAGCGATTGACGGACGATTTGACGCTGACGAACTGGTTCGTCTCCCGAGCGGGATCTGATTCCTTTTTCGGAAGCAGGGAAGCAGACCACCACGTCGAACGCGAGTTCGCGCCGGAACAGTACGAGGTGACGTTTTGTGTCATCTACGACCCGCGGCGTGATTTGTTGTACAAGGTCGAAGCACCGCGAATTTTCACCGAAGACGAAACCTGCCGCGAAAAAATAGAGCGCCAGATTTTGAAGGAAATCGCCGTCGCAAACGGCCCGCCGGTTGCCATCTCGAAAGCGGATTCGCTCGCCAAAATCGGACAGCAGAGCACGGGGTCGTTGGTACGGAGTTTCGAGCGGTCGTTCGACAGCGAGTTGGATGCGAACTACAACGCGGTTCGCTGGGGCCGAAACTACTGA
- a CDS encoding inositol monophosphatase family protein, with product MDSFEKTAVEACRVAGEYLVSEFERESLDADYGPDDVKAVADRGSERQILDVLTTAYPDHGVFAEESGKRVGESDYRWVVDPLDGTNNFCSGIPYFGVAAALLRGNEPILSVIHDPLHDDTYVAKRGEGATLNGEPIRAESAVTSDHATVAYAVGINVLRDEELKAQSDELESNLSGYGKRVWRSWAPVLDWGLLARGKLEAVVCFHPDDVEQHAGWLLAEESDARLANEGDLFVATASDDLFTELESLF from the coding sequence ATGGACTCGTTCGAGAAGACAGCAGTGGAAGCGTGTCGAGTCGCAGGCGAGTACCTCGTCTCGGAGTTCGAACGCGAATCGCTCGACGCGGACTACGGGCCGGACGACGTGAAGGCGGTCGCAGACCGCGGTTCCGAGCGGCAGATTTTGGATGTCCTTACGACGGCCTATCCCGACCACGGGGTTTTCGCGGAGGAATCCGGCAAGCGGGTCGGCGAGAGCGACTATCGCTGGGTCGTAGACCCGTTGGACGGAACCAACAACTTCTGTTCGGGGATTCCGTACTTCGGAGTCGCGGCCGCGCTTCTCCGTGGGAACGAACCGATTCTGTCCGTGATTCACGACCCGCTTCACGACGACACCTACGTCGCAAAGCGCGGCGAGGGAGCGACGCTGAACGGCGAACCGATCCGCGCCGAAAGCGCCGTAACGAGCGACCACGCGACGGTTGCCTACGCCGTCGGCATCAACGTGCTTCGGGACGAGGAGTTGAAAGCGCAGAGTGACGAACTCGAATCGAACCTGTCGGGGTACGGAAAACGCGTTTGGCGGAGTTGGGCACCGGTTCTCGACTGGGGACTGCTGGCGCGCGGGAAACTCGAAGCCGTCGTTTGTTTCCATCCGGACGACGTCGAACAGCACGCCGGTTGGTTGCTCGCTGAAGAAAGCGACGCGCGACTGGCAAACGAGGGCGACCTGTTCGTTGCGACTGCGAGCGACGACCTGTTCACGGAACTCGAATCACTGTTCTGA
- a CDS encoding L-aspartate oxidase — protein sequence MTGTEKIEEASEARKPNETDVLVVGSGIAGCSAALAAARAGASVLVVTKATRPESAATHWAQGGIAVTRDAPESLRSDVMTASANTANPTAIDVLVENAGEAVADVLIDTLGISFDREGDKFDYGKEAAHSEPRILHVDASTGQHILGPFCSYLDSHPRVTMLEDTAALSLLTHEGRVHGATLERDGKTWATIAGTTILATGGIGALYGTTTNPGSATGDGIAMAALAGAETEDMAYVQFHPTAYAGDDLFLVSEAVRGEGAVLRNADGERFMPGYHPEAELAPRDVVARAVQRERDVTGEVTLDTTPLDFSGTFPDLAEKCDERSVPHDSIPVAPSEHFLCGGIAVDDRGRTTLDRLFAVGECARTGVHGANRLASTSLLEGLVWGLRAGESAVGFDADSSALEMPTALNSDPALPPEFARDKFVRLQRVMDECVGLSRNQTDLRRATSALRRLKGEVDAYVRTRTSRELYELRNASIVALLVARDALDAEPVGCHHVEEVDAD from the coding sequence ATGACGGGGACGGAAAAAATCGAGGAAGCCAGCGAAGCGAGAAAGCCAAACGAAACGGACGTGCTCGTCGTCGGAAGCGGAATCGCGGGATGCAGTGCGGCCCTCGCCGCCGCCCGCGCCGGAGCGTCCGTTCTCGTCGTGACGAAGGCGACCCGCCCGGAAAGCGCCGCGACACACTGGGCGCAGGGTGGAATCGCGGTTACACGCGATGCTCCGGAATCCCTCCGGAGCGACGTGATGACCGCGAGTGCGAACACCGCGAACCCCACTGCTATCGACGTACTGGTCGAAAACGCGGGTGAGGCGGTAGCGGACGTTCTCATCGACACGCTCGGGATTTCCTTCGACAGGGAAGGCGACAAGTTCGATTACGGCAAGGAAGCGGCCCACTCAGAACCCAGAATCCTGCACGTCGATGCGAGTACCGGCCAACATATCCTCGGACCGTTCTGTTCGTATCTCGATTCACACCCTCGCGTGACGATGCTGGAAGACACCGCCGCGCTCTCGCTTCTCACCCACGAGGGTCGCGTCCACGGCGCGACCCTCGAACGCGATGGAAAGACGTGGGCAACCATCGCGGGAACGACGATACTCGCAACCGGCGGAATCGGCGCACTCTACGGAACGACGACGAACCCGGGTTCAGCGACGGGGGACGGCATCGCCATGGCCGCACTTGCCGGGGCGGAGACGGAAGATATGGCCTACGTGCAGTTCCATCCAACGGCGTATGCAGGCGACGATTTGTTCCTCGTCAGCGAGGCGGTTAGAGGCGAGGGCGCAGTGCTCCGGAACGCGGACGGAGAGCGATTCATGCCGGGCTACCACCCAGAGGCCGAATTGGCCCCACGAGATGTCGTCGCTCGCGCGGTTCAGCGCGAGCGCGACGTGACGGGGGAAGTCACACTCGATACGACGCCACTGGACTTTTCCGGGACGTTCCCCGACCTCGCCGAAAAATGCGACGAGCGCAGTGTGCCACACGACTCGATTCCGGTCGCCCCGAGCGAACATTTCCTCTGTGGCGGTATCGCGGTGGACGACCGCGGACGGACGACGCTCGACCGTCTGTTCGCCGTCGGCGAATGCGCCCGAACCGGCGTTCACGGCGCAAATCGACTGGCTTCGACGAGTCTCCTCGAAGGGTTGGTTTGGGGACTCCGGGCGGGAGAATCGGCGGTCGGATTCGACGCCGACTCCTCGGCCCTCGAAATGCCGACCGCGCTGAACAGCGACCCCGCGCTTCCGCCCGAGTTCGCCCGCGACAAATTCGTCCGGCTTCAGAGGGTGATGGACGAGTGCGTCGGCCTCAGTCGGAACCAGACCGACTTGAGACGGGCGACATCAGCCTTGCGACGACTGAAAGGCGAAGTCGATGCCTACGTCAGAACACGAACGAGTCGCGAACTCTACGAACTCAGGAACGCGAGCATCGTCGCGCTTCTCGTCGCACGCGATGCGCTGGATGCCGAACCAGTGGGCTGTCATCACGTGGAGGAAGTCGATGCAGACTGA